TAAAGAGACAGGAGTAAATTAATGTCATACTCAGAGGTGAAAGGCACTTGGTTTAAGTTGTCTCTTATATCAGAGCGTGCAGCGAGAGAACCGGAACTTCAGTTTACAAGTTTAGCACATCTATTAAATGTGAGTTTTCTCAACGATTGTTATAGTCGCCTTAACAGGAATAAGGCAGTAGGAATTGATAATGTTAGTTGGGCAAAATACGGTGAAAATTTGGAAGCGAATTTAGATAAACTTGTAGGTAAGATGAAGAGCAAAAAATATAACCCGATACCTGCAAAACGAGTCTATATTCCCAAGAATGAAACCGAGAACCGTCCGTTAGGCATCTCGGCTATCGAAAATAAGATAGTTGAGACAGGAATCAAACATATTTTAGAAAGCATCTACGAAGAGGATTTCTATGATTTTTCTTATGGATTTAGACCGCAAAGAAATTGCCATCAGGCACTTTCAAAGGTTGACAGTTTAATAATGAATAATTGTGTAAACCATATTGTAGAGGCAGACATCAAGGGTTTCTTTGACAATGTACCCCATTTAGAGTTGATGAAGTTTCTGCAAATACGGATAAAAGATTCCTCTCTATTGCATTTAATAGAGAAGTTTCTAAAAGCAGGCTATATTGATGATAATTTGCTGGTTACATCCGAGAGAGGAACACCGCAGGGTAGTATCTTAAGCCCGATACTTGCGAACATTTACCTTCATAATGTATTAGACGATTGGTTTGAAAAAGTAGTAAAACCACACATCAACGGTTTTTGCGATATAGTCAGATATGCCGATGATTTTATTTTTGTAGTGCAATCCGCAACTGAATCAAAGCGAGTAGAGAAAGCACTCAAGAACAGATTTAATAAATACGGTTTGGAAATACATCTTGATAAGAGTCGGACAATAAGTTTCGGCAGATATGAGCAGGAAAATGCCAAGAGACAAAAGCGTCGTCCAAATACTTTTGATTTTCTCGGTTTTACGCACTTCTGCGATACAACAAGAACCGGCACTTTTAAGGTAGGACGAAAAACAAGTCGCAAGAAATTCAAATCCAAAATGAAGGCGATGAATATCTGGTTAAAATCTATCAGAAATGTTCAGATGTTGAAGGATTGGTGGAAGATTCTTCAATCCAAGATTCGAGGTCATTTCCAATATTACGGTATAAGCGGAAACTATGTGTCAATTTCCAAATACTATGAATTGACAGTGAGATTAACAAAAAAATGGATAAACCGCCGTAGTCAGAAGCAGA
The Candidatus Cloacimonadota bacterium DNA segment above includes these coding regions:
- the ltrA gene encoding group II intron reverse transcriptase/maturase yields the protein MSYSEVKGTWFKLSLISERAAREPELQFTSLAHLLNVSFLNDCYSRLNRNKAVGIDNVSWAKYGENLEANLDKLVGKMKSKKYNPIPAKRVYIPKNETENRPLGISAIENKIVETGIKHILESIYEEDFYDFSYGFRPQRNCHQALSKVDSLIMNNCVNHIVEADIKGFFDNVPHLELMKFLQIRIKDSSLLHLIEKFLKAGYIDDNLLVTSERGTPQGSILSPILANIYLHNVLDDWFEKVVKPHINGFCDIVRYADDFIFVVQSATESKRVEKALKNRFNKYGLEIHLDKSRTISFGRYEQENAKRQKRRPNTFDFLGFTHFCDTTRTGTFKVGRKTSRKKFKSKMKAMNIWLKSIRNVQMLKDWWKILQSKIRGHFQYYGISGNYVSISKYYELTVRLTKKWINRRSQKQSMNWKQFNQYLEKYPLPKPKIMFNLYALSHSM